Below is a genomic region from Streptomyces ferrugineus.
CGGCGGAAACCGAGCGCGACCCCGACCTCGCCGTCATCGAGGCAGGCAGCCGAACCCTGCGCACCCAGGGCGGTCCGCCCAGCGCCGACGTGCCCGCGCGCCCCGAGGACCCCGAGGTCGACAAGGCCCTGCGCGAGGTCGAGGCGGAGCTGGCGACACGCTGGGGCGAGACCAAGCTGGAGCCGTCGGTCAGCCGCATCGCCGCGCTCATGGACGTCCTCGGCGAGCCGCAGCGGTCGTACCCCTCGATCCACATCACCGGCACCAACGGCAAGACGTCGACCGCCCGCATGATCGAGGCCCTCCTCGGCGCCTTCGAACTGCGCACCGGGCGCTACACCTCGCCGCATGTGCAGTCCATCACCGAGCGGATCAGCCTCGACGGCGCCCCGATCTCCGCAGAGCGGTTCATCGAGACGTACCAGGACATCAAGCCGTACATCGAGATGGTCGACGGACAGCAGGAGTACCGCCTGTCCTTCTTCGAGGTGCTCACGGGCATGGCGTACGCGGCCTTCGCGGACGCGCCCGTCGACGTCGCCGTCGTGGAAGTGGGCATGGGCGGCTCCTGGGACGCCACCAACGTCATCGACGGTGACGTCGCCGTCGTGACGCCCATAGACCTCGACCACACCGACCGGCTCGGTGGGACTCCCGGCGAGATCGCCACCGAGAAGGCCGGGATCGTCAAGCAGGACGCCACCGTGATCATGGCCCAGCAGCCGGTGGACGCCGCTCAGGTGCTGCTGAAGAAGGCCGTGGAGGTCGACGCCACCGTCGCGCGCGAGGGCCTGGAGTTCGGGGTCGTCTCGCGCCAGGTCGCCGTCGGCGGGCAGCTTGTCACGCTGCGCGGACTGGGCGGGGAGTACCCCGAGGTGTATCTGCCGCTGCACGGCGCGCACCAGGCGCACAACGCCGCCGTGGCCCTCGCCGCCGTGGAGGCGTTCTTCGGCGTCGGCGCCGCTCGGGCCGAGCCGCTGGACATCGACACGATCCGCAAGGCGTTCGCGGCCGTCGCCTCGCCGGGCCGGATGGAGGTCGTACGGCGCTCTCCGACCGTCGTGCTGGACGCCGCCCACAATCCGGCGGGCGCGCGGGCGGTCGCCGAGGCGGTCGGGGAGGCCTTCGACTTCAGCCGGCTCATCGGCGTCGTCGGCGCGAGTGGCGACAAGAACGTGCGCGAGCTGCTGGAAGCCTTCGAGCCGATCTTCGCCGAGGTCGTCGTCACGCAGAACTCCTCGCACCGCGCCATGGACGCCGACGAACTGGCCGCCATCGCCGTCGAGGTGTTCGGCGACGAGCGCGTACAGGTCGAGCCGCGGCTGCCCGACGCCCTGGAGGCCGCGATCACGCTGGCCGAGGAGGAGGGCGAGTTCGCGGGCGGCGGTGTGCTGGTCACCGGATCCGTCATCACGGTCGGCGAGGCCCGGCTGCTGCTGGGGAAGGGCTGAGTCCGGCGATGCGTACGCTCTGTTCCTCGACCCTGATCGGCGAGTTCTTCGTCATCGGCTTCGCCGCTCTGGTCGCCATGAAGGACCCCGATCTGGCCATGTCGACGGTGTGGACGGTCAGCGGGATCGCGATGTTCCTGTGTGTGCTGCTGTGCGGTCTTGTGACCCGGCCCGGCGGTGTCGCGCTCGGCTGGGCCCTGCAGATCGCCCTCATCGCCTCCGGCTTCATCGTCCCGACGATGTTCTTCCTGGGCGCGATCTTCGCGGCGCTGTGGTGGGCCTCGGTGCACTACGGCCGGAAGGTCGACGAGGCCAAGGCGAGATTCGCGGCGCAGGCCGCGCAAGGAGACTCCTCCACACCTGACGCTGCGTAACAGGCGCCTGGACACGCCCTGTAACCTCATCCCACCGCACACCGGCAGTAAGAAGGAGCCCTCCCGTGACCCAGCGCACCCTCGTCCTGCTCAAGCCCGACGCTGTACGCCGTGGCCTGACCGGCGAGATCATCAGCCGTATCGAGCGCAAGGCCGGCTGGCAGATCACGGCGCTGGAGCTGCGCACGCTGGATCAGGAGACCCTGGAGCAGCACTACGGCGAGCACAAGGGCAAGCCCTTCTACGAGCCGCTGGTGGAGTTCATGGCCTCCGGCCCGGTCGTCGCGCTGATCGTCGAGGGCGAGCGGGTCATCGAGGGGCTGCGCACGCTCGCCGGTCCGACCGACCCGATCGCCGCCGCGCCCGGCTCCATCCGCGGTGACTACGGTGTGATCGTCCGCGAGAACCTGATCCACGCCTCCGACTCCGAGGAGTCCGCCGAGCGCGAGGTGAAGATCTTCTTCCCGGGCCGTGCGTGACGCCCACGGCGGCACCCGAATGCAGTAGCAGGCATATGCGTGGCGATCGAGGGAACGAGAGCCCCCGATGGCCCGTCTCCACAAGCGGGGCGGCACGCCATCTGATGACAATGGCGAAGACCTTCCCGCAGTGTTCGTGCAGGCGCGTCTACGATGGAAGCCTTCACGTCACAGCACCCACTTCGCCGTCCTGACAAGCCATCAAAAGCTCCCAGGAAGGCCAGACGAATCCTGATGGGGAACTCAATGTCGTTCATCGGCCGTGACATGGCTGTCGACCTCGGGACCGCCAACACGCTGGTGTACGTCAGGGGTCGCGGGATCGTACTCAACGAGCCGTCCGTGGTCGCGATCAACACCAACACCGGTGGCATTCTCGCGGTCGGCGCCGAGGCCAAGAAGATGATCGGGCGCACGCCCGGCAACATCGTTGCCGTGCGTCCGCTGAAGGACGGCGTGATCGCCGACTTCGAGATCACCGAGCGGATGCTCCGCTACTTCATCCTGAAGATCCACAAGCGGCGGTATCTGGCTCGTCCGCGGGTCGTCGTCTGTGTGCCCTCGGGCATCACGGGCGTCGAGCGCCGCGCCGTCATCGAGGCGTCGTCCCAGGCCGGCGCCCGCCAGGTGCACATCATCGAGGAGCCCATGGCCGCGGCCATCGGCTCCGGCCTGCCGGTCCACGAGGCCACGGGCAACATGGTGGTCGACATCGGCGGCGGCACCACGGAGGTCGCGGTCATCTCCCTCGGCGGCATCGTCACCGCCCAGTCCATCCGCGTCGCGGGCGACGAGCTGGACAACGCGATCATCCAGCACATCAAGAAGGAGTACTCCCTTCTGCTGGGTGAGCGGACGGCCGAGCAGATCAAGATCACGATCGGCTCGGCGTACGACCTCGATTCCGACGAGCACACCGAGATCCGCGGCCGGGATCTTGTCTCCGGGCTGCCCAAGACCGTCGTCATCTCCGCGGCCGAGGTGCGCAAGGCCATCGAGGAGCCGGTCAACGCGATCGTGGACGCCGTCAAGACGACCCTCGACAAGTGCCCGCCGGAGCTGTCCGGCGACATCATGGACAGAGGAATCGTTCTGACCGGCGGCGGCGCCCTGCTGCGCGGCCTCGACGAGCGGCTGCGCCGCGAGACCGGCATGCCGATCCACATCGCCGAGGACCCGCTGGACAGCGTGGCGCTCGGCTCCGGCAAGTGCGTCGAGGAGTTCGAGGCGTTGCAGCAGGTGCTGGACGCCCAGCCGCGCAGATGACACCGCATGTCCCGGGGGACGACCCCCGGACCCCCAGCAGAAAAGCAAGTCGGCTGGATGACCGGCGTCAGACCTCGCGAGGCAGACCCGAGTAACGCTTCGGTTCCGCCGTACGGGATGATCTCCTCTCGTACGGCGGATCGTTGATATGGAGGCATAAGCTCGCCCGTGAGCCTCCGCACACCTGAACACCAAAACCTCTGCACATTCCTATGAGGAAGGCACGGCCGCCGCACGTGAGGGACACACGAGAGAGCCGGCTGCTCCTGGTGCTGCTGATCGCCATCGCGTTCGCGCTGATCACGGTGGACATCCGCGGCGGTGAGGACTCTCCGGTCGACGGTGCCCGCCAGGCCGCTGCCACGGTCTTCGGCCCGATCGAGGACGGCGTGTCGGCCGCGGTGAACCCGGTCGGCAACGCGGTCGCCGCGATCCGTGACTCCGGCGAGCGCCACGACCGGCTCGCCCAGCTGGAGCAGGAGAACGCCGCCCTCAAGGCGAAGCTCGGCAGCGACGACCGCGATCGCAGCCGGCTGCGGCAGCTCGACAAGATGCTGAAGGTCGCGGGCAAGGGCCAGTACGGCATCAAGGGCGCCGAGGTCATCGCCATAGGAGCGGCCCAGGGCTTCTCCTGGACCATCACCATCGACGTCGGCGCGAACGACGGCATCCGGCGCGACATGACCGTCCTCAACGGCGACGGGCTGGTCGGCCGGGTCACCACCGTCGGCCCGAACACCGCGACCGTGCTGCTGGCCAACGACCCCGACTTCACCGTCGGCACACGCATGGAGTCCACCGACGAACTCGGCTTCGCCTCCGGCCAGGGCGACCGCCCGCTGCGTGTGGAACTCCTCAACGGCAAGGCCGAGGTGAAGAAGGGCGACCGGCTCGTCACCTTCGGCTCGCAGGCCGACAAGCCCTTCGTGCCCGGTGTCCCGGTCGGCGTCGTCTCCCGCGTCGACCCGTCCGGCGGCGACCTGACCCGCACCCTCTACGTCACTCCGTACGTCGGTTTCTCCAAGCTCGACATCGTCGGCGTCGTCGTCCAGGCCCCCACGAAGGACCCGCGCGACACGGTGCTCCCCGACAAGCCCCGTCCCAAGCCCACGCCGACCGTGACGGTCACCGTCACGCCGGGCGCCGACGGTGAGGTCCAGCCCGAGGGGGAGGGCCAGAACCAGCCGCAGGCCGACGGCCAGTTCGAGCCCCGGGTCGACGGCGAGGACCAGCCGTCGCCCGACGGCCAGAACGAGTACGAGTACGAGCAAGAGCAGTAGGAGCTGAAGCCCCATGCGCGTCAACCGAATCCTGCTCTCCTCCTCCCTGGTCGTCGTCGCCCTCGTCCTCCAGGTGAGCGTCCTGGCCCGGCTGCACCTCCCGGGCGCCGTCCCCGACCTGCTGCTGCTCACCGTGCTGGGCCTGGCCATGGTGTACGGCCATGTCGGCGGCGCACTCGTCGGCTTCGGCGCCGGACTGCTCGCCGACCTGGCCCCGCCCGCGGACCATGCCGCCGGCCGCTATGCGCTGGTGCTGTGCGTCATCGGCTATCTCGCCGGGCTCATCAAGCCGGACAACGGCCGGCTGAAGTCGGCCACCGGGCCGATGGTCGTCGTGGTCGTCGCCGCGATCGGAGCGACGCTGCTGTACGCGGGTGTCGGCGCCCTCGTCGGGGACACCGCCGCGCGTCATGTCGGGCTCGGCAGCCTGCTGTTCACGGCCGCCCTGTACGACCTGCTGCTCGCGCCGTTCGTCGTTCCCGGGATCATGGCGCTGGCCCGGCGCGCGGAGAACGACCCGCTCGCCGACACCAGTTCCCAGGCGAAGAAGGCCGACATCTCCTCCGGCTGGCTCTCCGGCGGCACCGGGCTGCGCATCGGCGGCCAGCGCGCGGGGCTGAAGAACGGTCTGAAGGTGAAGGCGGTGCGGGCGCGCACGGCGCGCGCCGGGCGCATCAAGGGGGTCAAGCGGCTGTGAGGGCAGGGGAGTTCACCCGGACGGGTGAGGCCGGGAGGAACCGGGCCATGCGGGCCGGACGTTCACCAGTCGAACGCACACAGTCGTATCCGCACTGGTACTCGCACTGAGAGGAGGAGGCAGCGCAGTGACCAACATCCCCGAGACCGGCCGGACGCCACGCGTCCAGATCCGGCTCATCGTCATCCAGATCCTCGTCCTCTCCCTGCTGGGCACCCTCGGCGGACGCCTGTGGTACCTCCAGATCCGCGAGGGCGAGGCCTACGCCAAGGAGGCGTCCGGCAACCACGTCCAGCAGGTCGTGCAGCCCGCCGTGCGCGGCTCGATCCTGGACGCGCGCGGAGTGCCGCTCGCCGACAACGAGACACGGCTGGTGGTGTCGGCCTCCCGCACCGACCTGCTGAAGATGCCGGACGACGGCAAGGGCGTGCTGACCAAGCTGGCCGGCGTGCTGGGCATGAAGCCCGCGGACGTCATGGAGAAGGTCCGGCTGTGCGACGCCGAAACCCCGCAGCCGTGCTGGAACGGCTCGCCGTACCAGCCGATCCCCATCACCGACGAGGCCACCGCCAAGCAGGCCCTGCAGATCCGTGAGCGCGCCGAGGACTTCCCCGGCATCACCGCCGAGCCCCAGGCCGTGCGCCGCTATCCGGGCCCCGGCGAGTCCAACACCGCCCAGGTCCTCGGCTATCTCTCCCCGGTCACCGACGAGGAGATCCAGAAGGCCAAGGACACCGACTCGCCCTATCTGCGCTCCGACCGGGTCGGCCGTTCCGGCCTGGAGCGCCAGTACGACAAGGAACTGCGCGGCAAGGCGGGCGTCACCCGCTACGAGGTCGACAACCTCGGCCGCGTCATCGGCCAGGCCCAGGCCGATGACGCGCAGCCCGGCTCCAACCTCGTCACCAGCATCGACGCCCGTGTGCAGCGGGTCGCCGAGTACGAGCTGAACGAGGCGATGAAGCAGGCCCGCAAGGAGTGGGACCGCAACACCAACAAGCCGTACAAGGCCGACTCCGGCGCTGTCGTGGTGATGGAGGCCAAGACCGGCCGCATCGTCGCCATGGCGTCCAACCCGACGTACGACCCGAATGCCTGGATCGGCGGAATCTCCGCCAAGGACTACAAGAAGCTCACCGGCAAGGACTCCAACTACCCGCTGCTCAACCGGGCCATCCAGGGCCAGTCGGCACCTGGCTCGATCTTCAAGGTCATCCCGACGGCGGCCGCGGTCAACGCCGGGTACTCCTTCGACGGCCCCTACGAATGCTCCAGCTCGTACTCGATCGGCGGCCAGGTCTTCAAGAACTTCGAGTCCAAGGGGTACGGCCCGATCAGCCTCGGCCGTGCGCTGGAGGTCTCCTGCGACACCGTCTTCTACCGGCTCTCGCACCAGGAGTGGAAGCGCGACGGCGGCACCAAGCCGAAGAAGAACGCCAACGACTGGTTCTACAAGACGGCCCACCAGTTCGGCCTCGGTGCGGAGACCGGCATCGACCTGCCCAACGAGGTCACCGGCCGCGTCCCCGACCGCCAGTGGAAGCAGGACTACTGGAAGGCCAACAAGGACGCCTGGTGCAAGTACGGCAAGAAGGACGGCTCGTACGCCGAGAAGATCGCCTACGAGAACTGCCTCGAAGGCAACCGCATGCGCGCCGGTGACTCCGTCAACTACTCCATCGGACAGGGCGACACCCTCGTCACCCCCATCCAGATGGCCACCATCTACTCGGCCATCTCCAACGGCGGCACCCTCTACGACCCCACCGTCGGCAAGGCCGTGGTCAGCGCCGACGGCAAGACCGTGCAGGAGATCGAGCCCAAGTCGCACGGCAAGCTGCCCATAAGCCGCAAGACGCTGGCCGAGATGGACGACGCCCTCGCGGGCGTCGCCACCCGCGGTACCGCCGCCTGGCGGTTCGCACAGGTCGGCTGGCCGCAGGACAAGATCCCGATGCACGCCAAGACCGGTACCGCGGAGGTCTACGGCAAGCAGACGACCTCGTGGTTCGCGACGTACACCAAGGACTACTCGATCGTCATGACGATCTCCCAGGGTGGTACGGGTTCCGGCGCCTCGGGTCCGGCCGTGCGCAACATCTACGACGCGCTGTACGGCGTCTCCGACGACGGCACGATCAACAAGAAGAACGCGCTGCTGCCGGCGCCGCAGAAGAACCTGCCGAAGGTCCGCACCGACGGCACCATCACCTCGCCGAAGATCGCCAAGGACCCGGCGAAGGAGCAGCGGGCCAGCCAGGAGGGCGAGAAGGCGCCGGACGAGCAGCAGCTCGCCGGGACGGTGGCGACGCCGACGGGCGAGAACCGGGACACCCGGCGCAGGCGACGCGGGGGCCGTAAGCGCAAAAGCCGGAGGACGCTCACATGACCGGGGCCAACAGTTTCCAGGTCTCCGGGTACGGGCCGGAACGGGCGGGCTGGACCCGTCTGTTCGCCCGTGACTCGCTCGCCCGCCGGCTCGACTGGCCGATGCTGCTGTCGGCGCTGGCCCTGTCGCTGCTCGGCACGCTCCTCGTCTTCTCGGCGACCCGCAACCGCACCGAACTCAACCAGGGCGACCAGTACTACTTCCTGGTCCGGAACGTCCTGAACACCGGCATCGGGCTGACGCTGATGGTCGGCACCGTATGGCTGGGGCACCGCACACTGCGCACGGCGGTGCCGATCCTGTACGGCGCCTCGGTCTTCCTGATCCTGCTGGTACTCACCCCGCTCGGCTCCACCATCAACGGCGCCCACTCCTGGATCAAGCTCCCCGGCGGCTTCTCGCTGCAGCCCTCGGAGTTCGTGAAGGTCACGATCATCCTGGGCATGGCGATGCTGCTGGCGGCGAGAGTGGACGCGGGCGACAAGCAGTACCCCGACCACCGCACGGTGATGCAGGCGCTGGGGCTGGCCACGGTACCGATGCTGATCGTGCTGCTGATGCCCGACCTCGGCTCGGTCATGGTCATGGTGGTGATCGTGCTGGGCGTGCTGCTCGCCTCCGGCTCCTCCAACCGCTGGGTCTTCGGACTGATCGGGACGGGGACGATCGGCGCGATCGCGGTCTGGCAGCTGGGCGTCCTGGACGACTACCAGATCGCCCGTTTCGCGGCCTTCGCCAACCCCGAGCTCGACCCGGCGGGCGTCGGCTACAACACCAACCAGGCCCGTATCGCGATCGGTTCCGGCGGGCTCACGGGCGCGGGGCTGTTCAACGGCTCGCAGACCACCGGGCAGTTCGTGCCGGAGCAGCAGACCGACTTCGTCTTCACGGTGGCGGGGGAGGAGCTGGGCTTCGTCGGCGGCGGGCTGATCATCGTCCTCCTGGGCGTGATCCTGTGGCGGGCCTGCCGTATCGCACGTGAGACGACCGAGCTGTACGGGACGATCGTGGCGGCCGGGATCGTGGCGTGGTTCGCCTTCCAGTCGTTCGAGAACATCGGGATGACGCTGGGGATCATGCCGGTGACGGGTCTGCCGCTGCCGTTCGTGTCGTACGGCGGATCGTCGATGTTCGCGGTGTGGGTGGCGGTGGGGTTGCTGCAGTCGATCCGGGTGCAGCGTCCGATGTCGGCTTGAGGGCGGGTTCCACGCGTCGTTTCCGTGCCGTCATCGTCCGTTTCCTCGGGGTTCATGGCTGGTAAGCCCTGTCGTCGGGTCGTGACTCCCACTAGATTCGGGTCATGGCGGACACGAAGCGCGAAATCGAGCGTAAGTACGAATCCGACGACAGTGGCCTGCCCGATCTGACCGGTGTCGCCGGTGTCGCGACCGTTGTCGACAAGGGTGTAGCGCAGCTGGACGCCACCTACTACGACACCCCGGACGAACGCCTCGCCGCCTCATCGATCACCCTGCGCCGCAGAACCGGTGGCGCCGACGCCGGCTGGCATCTGAAGTTCCCCGTCGCACGGGGCGTGCGGGACGAGATCCAGGCCCCGCTGTCCGACCATCTGCCCCGGACGCTCGCGGGGCTGGTCCGTTCCCGGGTCCGGGAGACCGAGCTGGTGCCCGTGGTCCGGCTGCGCTCCGACCGCGATGTGCGCGACCTGGTGGACGCAGAGGGCCGGCTGCTGGCCGAGGTCAGCGTGGACGCGGTACGGGCCGAGCGGCTCCACGGGGGCGGCGGCACCGTCCAGTGGACCGAGATCGAGGTGGAGCTGGCCGACGGCAACGATCCGGTGTTCCTGGACAAGGTCGAGAAGCGGCTGAGGAAGGCGGGCGTACGGCCCTCTTCGTCGGCGTCGAAGCTGCAAAGGGCGCTGGAGGAGACCGCGCCGAAGAAGAAGCGCGGCAAGAAGGCCCGGGCGGCCAAGGAGCCGACCACCGCCGGTGATCATGTGCTCGCCTACCTCCGTGCCCAGCGGGACGCCATCGTCGAACTCGACCCGGCGGTGCGGCGCGACGTGTACGACTCCGTGCACCGGATGCGGGTCGCCACCCGGCGGATGCGCAGCGCCTTCAGGTCGTACGGCAAGGTCCTCGACCGGGAGGTGACCGACCCGATCGGCGAGGAGCTGAAGTGGCTGGCCGGGGAGTTGGGCGTCGACCGGGACCAGGAGGTGCTGACCGAGCGGCTGACGGCGGCCATCGGCGAACTGCCGCGGACCCTGCTCTCCGGGCCCGTGCGCACCCGGCTGCGCACCTGGTCGAACGCCAGGCGGGGCGGTTCACGCCGGCGGCTGATGAACGTACTGGACGGCAAAAGGTATCTGCAGCTCCTCGACACCCTCGACGCGCTGGTGGCCGAGCCGCCCCTGCTGAAGGCGGCCGCCGGACAGCCGGAGAAGGTGATCGGCAAGGTCGTACGCACGGACTTCGCCAAGCTGTCCCGGCTGGTCGAGCACGCCCTCGAACTCGAACCCGGAGCGGACCGCGACCTGGCGCTGCACGAGGCGCGCAAGAAGGCGAAGCGGACCCGGTACGCGGCGGAGTCGGCGGTACCGGCGCTCGGGGACCGGGCCGGGAAGCTGGTGAAGTCGATGAAGTCCCTGCAGAACCTGCTCGGCGACCACCAGGACAGCGTGATGACCCGGGAGGCCCTGCGGGAGCTGGCGCGGCAGGCGCATGCGGCGGGGGAGAGCGCGTTCACCTACGGGCTGCTCTACGGCAGGGAGGAGCAGCGCGCGGCGGCCGACGAGGCGGCGCTGCCCCAGGCCTGGGCGGAGATGAAAGCCGGGTCGGCCGTCTGAGGCCACCGGCGCCCTGGAGGTGCGGCGGGCGTCGCGGGCGTACGGAGGACCCTCGCGGTCGCGTTAGGCTGGATGGTCACCCCTGTCAGTTCAGTCCAGCTCACGAAGGTTCGCGAGATGCCTGCCGAAGCCGCTGCGGCCGCCGAGTCCGTGTTCCCGCAGCTCGAAGCTCTGCTCCCGCATGTGCAGAAGCCGATCCAATACGTCGGCGGAGAACTCAATTCCACGGTCAAGCCGTGGGAGTCCTGTGATGTCCGCTGGGCGCTCATGTACCCGGACGCGTACGAGGTCGGGCTGCCCAACCAGGGCGTCATGATCCTCTACGAGGTGCTGAACGAGCAGGAGGGCGTCCTCGCCGAGCGCACGTACAGCGTGTGGCCGGACCTGGAGGCGCTGATGCGGGAGCACGGCGTCCCGCAGTTCACGGTGGACAGCCACCGCCCGGTGAAGGCCTTCGACGTGCTGGGGCTCAGCTTCTCCACCGAACTGGGCTACACGAACATGCTCACGGCCCTGGACCTGGCCGGCATCCCCCTGGAGTCCAAGGACCGGACCGTCGACGACCCGATCGTCCTGGCCGGCGGCCACGCGGCCTTCAACCCCGAGCCGATCGCCGACTTCATCGACGCGGCGATCATCGGCGACGGCGAGCAGGCCGTGCTGGACATGACGGAGATCATCCGCAGGTGGAAGGCGGAGGGGCAGCCGGGCGGCCGCGAGGAGGTCCTGTTCCGCCTCGCGAAGACCGGCTCGGTGTACATCCCGGCGTTCTACGACGTCGAGTACCTCCCCGACGGCCGTATCGCCCGTGTCGTACCGAACAAGAGCGGTGTCCCGTGGCGTGTGTCCAAGCACACCGTCATGGACCTCGACGAGTGGCCGTACCCCAAGCAGCCCCTGGTCCCGCTGGCCGAGACGGTCCACGAGCGCATGTCGGTGGAGATCTTCCGCGGCTGCACCCGCGGCTGCCGCTTCTGCCAGGCCGGCATGATCACCCGCCCGGTGCGCGAGCGCTCCATCACCGGCATCGGCGAGATGGTCGACAAGGGCCTGAAGGCGACGGGCTTCGAGGAGGTCGGCCTGCTGTCCCTGTCGTCGGCCGACCACTCGGAGATCGGCGACATCGCGAAGGGCCTGGCCGACCGCTACGAGGAGGACAAGATCGGCCTGTCCCTCCCCTCCACCCGTGTGGACGCCTTCAACGTCGACCTGGCGAACGAGCTGACGAGGAACGGCCGCCGCTCCGGCCTGACCTTCGCCCCCGAGGGCGGCAGCGAGCGCATGCGCAAGGTCATCAACAAGATGGTCTCCGAGGAGGACCTGATCCGGACCGTCGCCACCGCCTACGGCAACGGCTGGCGCCAGGTGAAGCTGTACTTCATGTGCGGCCTGCCGACGGAGACGGACGACGACGTCCTCCAGATCGCCGACATGGCGATGAACGTGATCGCCAAGGGCCGCGAGGTGTCGAGGTCCAACGACATCCGCTGCACCGTCTCGATCGGCGGCTTCGTCCCCAAGCCCCACACCCCCTTCCAGTGGGCCCCACAGCTCTCCGCCGAGGAGACGGACGCCCGCCTGGAGAAGCTCCGCGACAAGATCCGCGGCGACAAGAAGTACGGCCGCTCGATCGGCTTCCGCTACCACGACGGCAAGCCCGGCATCGTCGAGGGCCTCCTCTCCCGCGGCGACCGCCGTATCGGCGCCGTCATCCGCGCGGTCTACGACGACGGCGGCCGCTTCGACGGCTGGCGCGAGCACTTCTCGTACGACCGCTGGATGAGCTGCGCCGACAAGGCCCTTGCGCCCTTCGGCGTGGACGTCGACTGGTACACGACGCGCGAGCGCACGTACGAGGAGGTCCTCCCCTGGGACCACCTGGACTCGGGCC
It encodes:
- the mrdA gene encoding penicillin-binding protein 2; translation: MTNIPETGRTPRVQIRLIVIQILVLSLLGTLGGRLWYLQIREGEAYAKEASGNHVQQVVQPAVRGSILDARGVPLADNETRLVVSASRTDLLKMPDDGKGVLTKLAGVLGMKPADVMEKVRLCDAETPQPCWNGSPYQPIPITDEATAKQALQIRERAEDFPGITAEPQAVRRYPGPGESNTAQVLGYLSPVTDEEIQKAKDTDSPYLRSDRVGRSGLERQYDKELRGKAGVTRYEVDNLGRVIGQAQADDAQPGSNLVTSIDARVQRVAEYELNEAMKQARKEWDRNTNKPYKADSGAVVVMEAKTGRIVAMASNPTYDPNAWIGGISAKDYKKLTGKDSNYPLLNRAIQGQSAPGSIFKVIPTAAAVNAGYSFDGPYECSSSYSIGGQVFKNFESKGYGPISLGRALEVSCDTVFYRLSHQEWKRDGGTKPKKNANDWFYKTAHQFGLGAETGIDLPNEVTGRVPDRQWKQDYWKANKDAWCKYGKKDGSYAEKIAYENCLEGNRMRAGDSVNYSIGQGDTLVTPIQMATIYSAISNGGTLYDPTVGKAVVSADGKTVQEIEPKSHGKLPISRKTLAEMDDALAGVATRGTAAWRFAQVGWPQDKIPMHAKTGTAEVYGKQTTSWFATYTKDYSIVMTISQGGTGSGASGPAVRNIYDALYGVSDDGTINKKNALLPAPQKNLPKVRTDGTITSPKIAKDPAKEQRASQEGEKAPDEQQLAGTVATPTGENRDTRRRRRGGRKRKSRRTLT
- the mreC gene encoding rod shape-determining protein MreC, with the translated sequence MRDTRESRLLLVLLIAIAFALITVDIRGGEDSPVDGARQAAATVFGPIEDGVSAAVNPVGNAVAAIRDSGERHDRLAQLEQENAALKAKLGSDDRDRSRLRQLDKMLKVAGKGQYGIKGAEVIAIGAAQGFSWTITIDVGANDGIRRDMTVLNGDGLVGRVTTVGPNTATVLLANDPDFTVGTRMESTDELGFASGQGDRPLRVELLNGKAEVKKGDRLVTFGSQADKPFVPGVPVGVVSRVDPSGGDLTRTLYVTPYVGFSKLDIVGVVVQAPTKDPRDTVLPDKPRPKPTPTVTVTVTPGADGEVQPEGEGQNQPQADGQFEPRVDGEDQPSPDGQNEYEYEQEQ
- a CDS encoding rod shape-determining protein, coding for MSFIGRDMAVDLGTANTLVYVRGRGIVLNEPSVVAINTNTGGILAVGAEAKKMIGRTPGNIVAVRPLKDGVIADFEITERMLRYFILKIHKRRYLARPRVVVCVPSGITGVERRAVIEASSQAGARQVHIIEEPMAAAIGSGLPVHEATGNMVVDIGGGTTEVAVISLGGIVTAQSIRVAGDELDNAIIQHIKKEYSLLLGERTAEQIKITIGSAYDLDSDEHTEIRGRDLVSGLPKTVVISAAEVRKAIEEPVNAIVDAVKTTLDKCPPELSGDIMDRGIVLTGGGALLRGLDERLRRETGMPIHIAEDPLDSVALGSGKCVEEFEALQQVLDAQPRR
- the ndk gene encoding nucleoside-diphosphate kinase — protein: MTQRTLVLLKPDAVRRGLTGEIISRIERKAGWQITALELRTLDQETLEQHYGEHKGKPFYEPLVEFMASGPVVALIVEGERVIEGLRTLAGPTDPIAAAPGSIRGDYGVIVRENLIHASDSEESAEREVKIFFPGRA
- a CDS encoding DUF4233 domain-containing protein; this encodes MRTLCSSTLIGEFFVIGFAALVAMKDPDLAMSTVWTVSGIAMFLCVLLCGLVTRPGGVALGWALQIALIASGFIVPTMFFLGAIFAALWWASVHYGRKVDEAKARFAAQAAQGDSSTPDAA
- the folC gene encoding bifunctional tetrahydrofolate synthase/dihydrofolate synthase yields the protein MSESDDPFDEIIAAETERDPDLAVIEAGSRTLRTQGGPPSADVPARPEDPEVDKALREVEAELATRWGETKLEPSVSRIAALMDVLGEPQRSYPSIHITGTNGKTSTARMIEALLGAFELRTGRYTSPHVQSITERISLDGAPISAERFIETYQDIKPYIEMVDGQQEYRLSFFEVLTGMAYAAFADAPVDVAVVEVGMGGSWDATNVIDGDVAVVTPIDLDHTDRLGGTPGEIATEKAGIVKQDATVIMAQQPVDAAQVLLKKAVEVDATVAREGLEFGVVSRQVAVGGQLVTLRGLGGEYPEVYLPLHGAHQAHNAAVALAAVEAFFGVGAARAEPLDIDTIRKAFAAVASPGRMEVVRRSPTVVLDAAHNPAGARAVAEAVGEAFDFSRLIGVVGASGDKNVRELLEAFEPIFAEVVVTQNSSHRAMDADELAAIAVEVFGDERVQVEPRLPDALEAAITLAEEEGEFAGGGVLVTGSVITVGEARLLLGKG
- the rodA gene encoding rod shape-determining protein RodA, with protein sequence MTGANSFQVSGYGPERAGWTRLFARDSLARRLDWPMLLSALALSLLGTLLVFSATRNRTELNQGDQYYFLVRNVLNTGIGLTLMVGTVWLGHRTLRTAVPILYGASVFLILLVLTPLGSTINGAHSWIKLPGGFSLQPSEFVKVTIILGMAMLLAARVDAGDKQYPDHRTVMQALGLATVPMLIVLLMPDLGSVMVMVVIVLGVLLASGSSNRWVFGLIGTGTIGAIAVWQLGVLDDYQIARFAAFANPELDPAGVGYNTNQARIAIGSGGLTGAGLFNGSQTTGQFVPEQQTDFVFTVAGEELGFVGGGLIIVLLGVILWRACRIARETTELYGTIVAAGIVAWFAFQSFENIGMTLGIMPVTGLPLPFVSYGGSSMFAVWVAVGLLQSIRVQRPMSA
- the mreD gene encoding rod shape-determining protein MreD; protein product: MRVNRILLSSSLVVVALVLQVSVLARLHLPGAVPDLLLLTVLGLAMVYGHVGGALVGFGAGLLADLAPPADHAAGRYALVLCVIGYLAGLIKPDNGRLKSATGPMVVVVVAAIGATLLYAGVGALVGDTAARHVGLGSLLFTAALYDLLLAPFVVPGIMALARRAENDPLADTSSQAKKADISSGWLSGGTGLRIGGQRAGLKNGLKVKAVRARTARAGRIKGVKRL